In one window of Henckelia pumila isolate YLH828 chromosome 1, ASM3356847v2, whole genome shotgun sequence DNA:
- the LOC140884534 gene encoding nuclear transport factor 2-like isoform X3, producing the protein MASAFPLPVTAAQVGTYFVGQYYQMLQNQPDFVHQFYNDASTMLRIDGNSRETANAMLQIHQLIMSLNYNGIEIKTAHSLESWNYGVLVMVSGTVHIKGFNARKKFVETFFLAPQEKGYFVFNDIFHYVDEEQIIQHPIAYLPQRNLDSNLHLPPTLREQASKYGLNGDFQSREFLAAGKIEDNGPANSHKYSEEQLQQVPASEQVLDDHFDVQLNGSLQGTMNSVPDRLSSPIEEPVVEPQKHTYASIVAKVQSAPAVPIPPFSSKPVSQSDLRHLPESTIQPLAASLNALERSSLESLEEAQVVEDEVEVMSVYVSNVPTTMAASEIGEEFKKFGKLKPDGVAIRTRKDIDACYAFVEFEDVSGVQNAIKASTVQIGAHQLYIEERRPNRNNFIRGGRARGRGRVSYYVEGTRGRFGGRSFGRGITQDGTERTYNRPRGNGFYRQVPRQERAHSTYQQGSRNGHYSE; encoded by the exons ATGGCCTCCGCTTTTCCTCTGCCTGTCACTGCTGCCCAG GTGGGGACATACTTTGTCGGGCAGTACTATCAGATGCTACAGAACCAGCCAGATTTTGTGCATCAATTCTACAATGATGCCAGCACCATGCTCCGGATTGATGGAAACTCTAGAGAAACTGCCAACGCTATGCTG CAAATCCACCAACTTAtcatgtcactcaactataatgGGATAGAAATTAAGACTGCACATTCTTTAGAATCATGGAACTATGGAGTTCTAGTGATGGTTTCTGGTACGGTGCATATCAAGGGCTTCAATGCAAGGAAAAAGTTTGTGGAAACCTTTTTTCTTGCCCCTCAGGAGAAAGGATACTTTGTTTTCAATGACATATTCCACTATGTCGACGAAGAACAGATTATTCAGCATCCAATTGCATATTTACCTCAGAGAAATCTCGACTCCAACCTGCATTTGCCACCTACACTTCGAGAACAAG CGTCCAAATATGGGTTGAATGGAGATTTTCAGTCTAGGGAGTTTTTGGCTGCTGGAAAAATCGAAGATAATGGCCCTGCCAATAGCCACAAGTATTCAGAAGAACAGCTTCAGCAAGTCCCTGCCTCAGAACAGGTTCTGGACGATCATTTTGACGTGCAGTTGAATGGTTCACTGCAGGGAACGATGAACTCTGTACCTGACCGTTTATCTTCCCCCATTGAAGAACCTGTTGTGGAGCCCCAAAAGCATACATATGCTTCCATA GTTGCCAAAGTACAATCTGCTCCAGCAGTGCCCATTCCACCATTTTCGAGCAAGCCTGTTTCTCAATCAGACTTGCGGCACTTACCTGAATCCACGATCCAGCCGTTGGCTGCATCCTTGAATGCCCTAGAAAGGTCTAGTTTGGAGAGTCTAGAAGAAGCTCAGGTTGTGGAAGATGAAG TTGAAGTAATGTCAGTGTATGTGAGCAATGTTCCCACTACTATGGCTGCTTCTGAAATCGGGGAGGAGTTCAAGAAGTTTGGTAAACTCAAGCCTGATGGTGTGGCCATTAGAACTCGGAAG GATATTGATGCATGCTATGCATTCGTTGAATTTGAAGACGTCTCTGGGGTGCAGAATGCTATTAAG GCATCCACTGTTCAGATAGGTGCACATCAGCTCTACATTGAAGAGCGAAGACCGAATAGAAACAACTTCATTCGAGGAGGAA GAGCAAGGGGTAGAGGCCGGGTTAGCTACTATGTGGAAGGAACAAGGGGACGTTTCGGTGGCCGAAGTTTTGGCAGAGGGATCACACAAGACGGGACTGAGCGCACCTACAATAGACCGAGAGGGAATGGTTTCTATAGGCAGGTACCTCGACAAGAAAGAGCACATTCCACCTATCAGCAAGGATCGAGGAATGGGCATTACTCAGAATGA
- the LOC140875863 gene encoding uncharacterized protein isoform X2 yields the protein MDEEYDQDVDREIESDDAEKKTRGPTFMKEIWGRPSTLPHIKIQCDDMGRPIGSRRNKFTDFLGTLARNGKFCPIDVEGCHKMPLDTKKKMLDVVKEKYDLPPGTESWTLNSIETKWRNWKSELKKKYDPELPMQFLLQERDQRAFAEQYVKLVAHWNTEKSKNV from the exons atggatGAAGAATATGATCAAG ATGTTGATAGGGAAATTGAATCTGATGATGCTGAGAAGAAAACTAGAGGTCCTACATTTATGAAAGAAATTTGGGGTCGACCTAGCACGCTGCCACATATTAAGATTCAATGTGATGATATGGGGCGTCCTATAGGATCAAGAAGAAATAAATTTACTGACTTTTTGGGTACTTTGGCTAGAAATGGTAAATTTTGTCCAATTGACGTGGAAGGTTGTCATAAAATGCCATTGGATACTAAGAAAAAAATGTTAGATGTTGTAAAG GAAAAGTATGACCTTCCTCCTGGAACAGAAAGTTGGACACTCAATTCAATAGAAACAAAATGGAGAAACTGGAAGTCAGAACTAAAAAAAAAGTATGATCCTGAGTTGCCAATGCAATTTCTTCTGCAAGAAAGAGATCAAAGAGCCTTTGCTGAACAATATGTGAAACTAGTTGCTCATTGGAACACAGAAAAATCAAAG AATGTATAA
- the LOC140867257 gene encoding uncharacterized protein → MTRKVKAVGKPHFELRNEFDAQPHMIANHAGQNSKENECQNIQDMSNIHMDKASMQQHNNAQGMTRKSKTVGKSHFQLQDLTNNPSRININDEVARYLKEKVYHAREVGIVADSGKDYQNIQGASNNQIYEASNQKHLELQGNILQIKI, encoded by the exons ATGACTCGTAAGGTTAAAGCTGTTGGAAAACCTCATTTTGAACTTCGAAATGAGTTTGATGCACAACCACATATGATTGCCAATCATGCAGgtcaaaattcaaaagaaaatg AATGTCAAAATATACAAGATATGTCGAATATTCATATGGATAAAGCTTCAATGCAACAACACAATAATGCACAAG GAATGACTCGTAAGAGTAAAACTGTTGGAAAATCTCATTTTCAACTTCAAGATTTGACAAATAATCCATCCCGGATTAATATCAACGATGAGGTAGCTCGATATTTAAAAGAAAAAG TCTATCATGCAAGGGAAGTTGGTATCGTGGCAGATAGCGGAAAAG ATTATCAAAACATACAAGGTGCATCGAATAACCAAATATATGAAGCTTCAAATCAGAAACACCTCGAGTTGCAAGGTAATATACTACAAATtaagatataa
- the LOC140886915 gene encoding uncharacterized protein encodes MEGIRAIAIAYYDRATKGEKELVKQYFNKFDIKGDGKISLQQYKKGVAKHLSDENIFRKLDANGDGSLDFEEVVCVYYMEKKLGLHKCGACAELLMGAYFSCLRCVEDGVDPECRLCCACYHRGDFVHDHSLGSFLDQHTMAKQLKNHATDARRDRGKKEFQELRQIAKSYYLAGSQEVQRLAHEFFDSMDMDRDGGVDILEFLEFMKEEGYTRMQDPKFFRDLDVDSNGTLDFDEVMTAYYINKSGRPFCDKCKNFIPGIYFSCVQCYRNPKDSFNLCSDCYRSRKCDHKHDGRAQFLDNFALLEAMKSNSGPTTTQPPANKSTDEQTHDQAKSTPPVWVPAANSEAAAKTKSPLIPSNYTQAKSPVSSHTTTPPAANNYTTNNVIYNTYVVNPPPPVASYYNAVIHPPHRSKWAVALKALDAVVIIGCNAALASGCSIM; translated from the exons atggaggGTATTAGAGCGATTGCCATAGCCTACTACGATAGAGCAACGAAAGGAGAGAAAGAGCTGGTTAAACAATACTTCAACAAATTCGACATCAAGGGAGACGGGAAAATAAGCCTCCAACAATACAAGAAGGGGGTGGCCAAACATCTGTCGGATGAGAATATCTTTCGAAAACTTGACGCCAACGGGGACGGATCCCTGGATTTCGAAGAGGTCGTGTGTGTTTACTACATGGAGAAGAAACTGGGATTGCACAAGTGCGGCGCGTGCGCGGAGTTACTAATGGGAGCATACTTTTCTTGCTTGCGTTGCGTGGAAGACGGGGTGGATCCCGAGTGTCGTCTGTGCTGTGCTTGCTACCATAGAGGAGATTTCGTTCATGATCACTCGCTCGGTAGCTTCTTGGATCAGCATACTATGGCTAAGCAGCTCAAAAACCACGCAACTGATGCACGCCGGGATAGGGGAAAG AAAGAATTCCAAGAACTCCGGCAGATCGCGAAATCCTATTACCTGGCGGGATCCCAAGAAGTCCAGCGCTTAGCACACGAATTCTTCGACTCCATGGACATGGACAGAGACGGCGGGGTCGATATCCTCGAATTCctggaattcatgaaagaaGAAGGCTACACACGAATGCAGGATCCCAAATTCTTTAGGGACCTAGACGTTGATAGCAACGGGACCCTCGATTTCGACGAGGTTATGACAGCATACTACATTAACAAAAGCGGGCGCCCCTTCTGTGACAAGTGCAAGAACTTCATACCAGGGATATATTTCTCGTGTGTCCAGTGCTACAGAAACCCCAAAGACTCGTTTAATCTGTGCTCCGATTGTTACCGTTCCCGGAAATGCGATCACAAGCACGATGGTCGGGCTCAGTTCTTGGACAACTTTGCGTTGTTGGAAGCCATGAAATCGAATTCAGGCCCGACCACGACACAACCACCCGCCAACAAAAGTACTGATGAACAAACACACGATCAG GCTAAAAGTACTCCGCCGGTGTGGGTGCCAGCAGCAAATTCAGAAGCTGCTGCTAAAACTAAAAGTCCATTAATACCATCAAATTATACACAGGCAAAAAGTCCAGTATCATCACATACTACGACACCTCCCGCAgctaataattatacaacaaatAATGTAATATACAATACATATGTTGTGAACCCTCCTCCTCCAGTCGCAAGTTATTATAATGCTGTTATTCATCCGCCTCACCGG AGCAAGTGGGCGGTTGCACTTAAAGCATTGGATGCGGTGGTGATAATTGGATGCAACGCTGCATTGGCATCGGGGTGTAGCATCATGTGA
- the LOC140884534 gene encoding nuclear transport factor 2-like isoform X1 — MASAFPLPVTAAQVGTYFVGQYYQMLQNQPDFVHQFYNDASTMLRIDGNSRETANAMLQIHQLIMSLNYNGIEIKTAHSLESWNYGVLVMVSGTVHIKGFNARKKFVETFFLAPQEKGYFVFNDIFHYVDEEQIIQHPIAYLPQRNLDSNLHLPPTLREQADSIKLNMDKSHATVANYMDLGHFAASKYGLNGDFQSREFLAAGKIEDNGPANSHKYSEEQLQQVPASEQVLDDHFDVQLNGSLQGTMNSVPDRLSSPIEEPVVEPQKHTYASIVAKVQSAPAVPIPPFSSKPVSQSDLRHLPESTIQPLAASLNALERSSLESLEEAQVVEDEVEVMSVYVSNVPTTMAASEIGEEFKKFGKLKPDGVAIRTRKDIDACYAFVEFEDVSGVQNAIKASTVQIGAHQLYIEERRPNRNNFIRGGRARGRGRVSYYVEGTRGRFGGRSFGRGITQDGTERTYNRPRGNGFYRQVPRQERAHSTYQQGSRNGHYSE, encoded by the exons ATGGCCTCCGCTTTTCCTCTGCCTGTCACTGCTGCCCAG GTGGGGACATACTTTGTCGGGCAGTACTATCAGATGCTACAGAACCAGCCAGATTTTGTGCATCAATTCTACAATGATGCCAGCACCATGCTCCGGATTGATGGAAACTCTAGAGAAACTGCCAACGCTATGCTG CAAATCCACCAACTTAtcatgtcactcaactataatgGGATAGAAATTAAGACTGCACATTCTTTAGAATCATGGAACTATGGAGTTCTAGTGATGGTTTCTGGTACGGTGCATATCAAGGGCTTCAATGCAAGGAAAAAGTTTGTGGAAACCTTTTTTCTTGCCCCTCAGGAGAAAGGATACTTTGTTTTCAATGACATATTCCACTATGTCGACGAAGAACAGATTATTCAGCATCCAATTGCATATTTACCTCAGAGAAATCTCGACTCCAACCTGCATTTGCCACCTACACTTCGAGAACAAG CAGACAGTATAAAGCTAAACATGGATAAAAGCCATGCAACCGTTGCTAATTATATGGACCTCGGCCATTTTGCAGCGTCCAAATATGGGTTGAATGGAGATTTTCAGTCTAGGGAGTTTTTGGCTGCTGGAAAAATCGAAGATAATGGCCCTGCCAATAGCCACAAGTATTCAGAAGAACAGCTTCAGCAAGTCCCTGCCTCAGAACAGGTTCTGGACGATCATTTTGACGTGCAGTTGAATGGTTCACTGCAGGGAACGATGAACTCTGTACCTGACCGTTTATCTTCCCCCATTGAAGAACCTGTTGTGGAGCCCCAAAAGCATACATATGCTTCCATA GTTGCCAAAGTACAATCTGCTCCAGCAGTGCCCATTCCACCATTTTCGAGCAAGCCTGTTTCTCAATCAGACTTGCGGCACTTACCTGAATCCACGATCCAGCCGTTGGCTGCATCCTTGAATGCCCTAGAAAGGTCTAGTTTGGAGAGTCTAGAAGAAGCTCAGGTTGTGGAAGATGAAG TTGAAGTAATGTCAGTGTATGTGAGCAATGTTCCCACTACTATGGCTGCTTCTGAAATCGGGGAGGAGTTCAAGAAGTTTGGTAAACTCAAGCCTGATGGTGTGGCCATTAGAACTCGGAAG GATATTGATGCATGCTATGCATTCGTTGAATTTGAAGACGTCTCTGGGGTGCAGAATGCTATTAAG GCATCCACTGTTCAGATAGGTGCACATCAGCTCTACATTGAAGAGCGAAGACCGAATAGAAACAACTTCATTCGAGGAGGAA GAGCAAGGGGTAGAGGCCGGGTTAGCTACTATGTGGAAGGAACAAGGGGACGTTTCGGTGGCCGAAGTTTTGGCAGAGGGATCACACAAGACGGGACTGAGCGCACCTACAATAGACCGAGAGGGAATGGTTTCTATAGGCAGGTACCTCGACAAGAAAGAGCACATTCCACCTATCAGCAAGGATCGAGGAATGGGCATTACTCAGAATGA
- the LOC140884534 gene encoding nuclear transport factor 2-like isoform X2: MASAFPLPVTAAQVGTYFVGQYYQMLQNQPDFVHQFYNDASTMLRIDGNSRETANAMLQIHQLIMSLNYNGIEIKTAHSLESWNYGVLVMVSGTVHIKGFNARKKFVETFFLAPQEKGYFVFNDIFHYVDEEQIIQHPIAYLPQRNLDSNLHLPPTLREQDSIKLNMDKSHATVANYMDLGHFAASKYGLNGDFQSREFLAAGKIEDNGPANSHKYSEEQLQQVPASEQVLDDHFDVQLNGSLQGTMNSVPDRLSSPIEEPVVEPQKHTYASIVAKVQSAPAVPIPPFSSKPVSQSDLRHLPESTIQPLAASLNALERSSLESLEEAQVVEDEVEVMSVYVSNVPTTMAASEIGEEFKKFGKLKPDGVAIRTRKDIDACYAFVEFEDVSGVQNAIKASTVQIGAHQLYIEERRPNRNNFIRGGRARGRGRVSYYVEGTRGRFGGRSFGRGITQDGTERTYNRPRGNGFYRQVPRQERAHSTYQQGSRNGHYSE, from the exons ATGGCCTCCGCTTTTCCTCTGCCTGTCACTGCTGCCCAG GTGGGGACATACTTTGTCGGGCAGTACTATCAGATGCTACAGAACCAGCCAGATTTTGTGCATCAATTCTACAATGATGCCAGCACCATGCTCCGGATTGATGGAAACTCTAGAGAAACTGCCAACGCTATGCTG CAAATCCACCAACTTAtcatgtcactcaactataatgGGATAGAAATTAAGACTGCACATTCTTTAGAATCATGGAACTATGGAGTTCTAGTGATGGTTTCTGGTACGGTGCATATCAAGGGCTTCAATGCAAGGAAAAAGTTTGTGGAAACCTTTTTTCTTGCCCCTCAGGAGAAAGGATACTTTGTTTTCAATGACATATTCCACTATGTCGACGAAGAACAGATTATTCAGCATCCAATTGCATATTTACCTCAGAGAAATCTCGACTCCAACCTGCATTTGCCACCTACACTTCGAGAACAAG ACAGTATAAAGCTAAACATGGATAAAAGCCATGCAACCGTTGCTAATTATATGGACCTCGGCCATTTTGCAGCGTCCAAATATGGGTTGAATGGAGATTTTCAGTCTAGGGAGTTTTTGGCTGCTGGAAAAATCGAAGATAATGGCCCTGCCAATAGCCACAAGTATTCAGAAGAACAGCTTCAGCAAGTCCCTGCCTCAGAACAGGTTCTGGACGATCATTTTGACGTGCAGTTGAATGGTTCACTGCAGGGAACGATGAACTCTGTACCTGACCGTTTATCTTCCCCCATTGAAGAACCTGTTGTGGAGCCCCAAAAGCATACATATGCTTCCATA GTTGCCAAAGTACAATCTGCTCCAGCAGTGCCCATTCCACCATTTTCGAGCAAGCCTGTTTCTCAATCAGACTTGCGGCACTTACCTGAATCCACGATCCAGCCGTTGGCTGCATCCTTGAATGCCCTAGAAAGGTCTAGTTTGGAGAGTCTAGAAGAAGCTCAGGTTGTGGAAGATGAAG TTGAAGTAATGTCAGTGTATGTGAGCAATGTTCCCACTACTATGGCTGCTTCTGAAATCGGGGAGGAGTTCAAGAAGTTTGGTAAACTCAAGCCTGATGGTGTGGCCATTAGAACTCGGAAG GATATTGATGCATGCTATGCATTCGTTGAATTTGAAGACGTCTCTGGGGTGCAGAATGCTATTAAG GCATCCACTGTTCAGATAGGTGCACATCAGCTCTACATTGAAGAGCGAAGACCGAATAGAAACAACTTCATTCGAGGAGGAA GAGCAAGGGGTAGAGGCCGGGTTAGCTACTATGTGGAAGGAACAAGGGGACGTTTCGGTGGCCGAAGTTTTGGCAGAGGGATCACACAAGACGGGACTGAGCGCACCTACAATAGACCGAGAGGGAATGGTTTCTATAGGCAGGTACCTCGACAAGAAAGAGCACATTCCACCTATCAGCAAGGATCGAGGAATGGGCATTACTCAGAATGA
- the LOC140875863 gene encoding uncharacterized protein isoform X1 yields the protein MDEEYDQDVDREIESDDAEKKTRGPTFMKEIWGRPSTLPHIKIQCDDMGRPIGSRRNKFTDFLGTLARNGKFCPIDVEGCHKMPLDTKKKMLDVVKEKYDLPPGTESWTLNSIETKWRNWKSELKKKYDPELPMQFLLQERDQRAFAEQYVKLVAHWNTEKSKVCNILSV from the exons atggatGAAGAATATGATCAAG ATGTTGATAGGGAAATTGAATCTGATGATGCTGAGAAGAAAACTAGAGGTCCTACATTTATGAAAGAAATTTGGGGTCGACCTAGCACGCTGCCACATATTAAGATTCAATGTGATGATATGGGGCGTCCTATAGGATCAAGAAGAAATAAATTTACTGACTTTTTGGGTACTTTGGCTAGAAATGGTAAATTTTGTCCAATTGACGTGGAAGGTTGTCATAAAATGCCATTGGATACTAAGAAAAAAATGTTAGATGTTGTAAAG GAAAAGTATGACCTTCCTCCTGGAACAGAAAGTTGGACACTCAATTCAATAGAAACAAAATGGAGAAACTGGAAGTCAGAACTAAAAAAAAAGTATGATCCTGAGTTGCCAATGCAATTTCTTCTGCAAGAAAGAGATCAAAGAGCCTTTGCTGAACAATATGTGAAACTAGTTGCTCATTGGAACACAGAAAAATCAAAGGTATGCAATATTTTATCTGtttag